From Plasmodium relictum strain SGS1 genome assembly, chromosome: 8, the proteins below share one genomic window:
- the TMA7 gene encoding translation machinery-associated protein 7, putative, with the protein MPLNVQGGKKKPLKAPKKGTAEITEEEKAFKKELAEKKKAEEEAKQKLLKAKKK; encoded by the exons atgcCATTAAATGTGCAG ggaggaaaaaaaaaaccattAAAAGCTCCAAAAAAGGGAACTGCTGAAATAacagaagaagaaaaagcatttaaaaaagaattagcagaaaaaaaaaa AGCTGAAGAAGAAGCCAAACAGAAGTTgttaaaagcaaaaaaaaaatag
- a CDS encoding 40S ribosomal protein S3A, putative — MAVGKNKRTSKGKKGGKKKVTDVFTKKEWYDLKAPKMFLVRNFGKTLVTKTIGKKLATDSLRGRIYEVNLADLNNDEDQAHKKIKLSCEHIINRDCYTDFCGLSITRDKLCSLIRKGYTLIEGFTDVKTIDNYHLRMFCIAFTKKRQNQTKTTCYAQTSQIKKIRKKMVDIMNAEASKVLLKDLVKKFIPESIGKEIEKQCKKIFPLQNVLIRKVKILKRPKLDISKLMELHTEPKEDSGKTVKALPESKEATNILTAELKH, encoded by the exons ATGGCAGttggaaaaaataaaaggacatcaaaaggaaaaaaaggaggaaaaaaaaaagttactgatgtttttacaaaaaaagaatggTATGATTTAAAGGCTCCAAAAATGTTTTTAGTGAGAAATTTTGGTAAAACATTAGTAACAAAAACTATTGGAAAAA AATTGGCAACTGATAGTTTAAGAGGAAGAATCTACGAAGTAAATTTGGctgatttaaataatgatgaaGATCAAgcacataaaaaaataaaattaagttGTGAACATATTATTAATAGGGACTGTTATACAGATTTCTGCGGATTAAGTATAACAAGAGATAAGCTATGTTCATTAATTAGAAAAGGATATACCTTAATAGAAGGATTTACTGATGTAAAGACTATTGACAATTACCACTTGAGAATGTTTTGTATTGCCTTTACgaaaaaaagacaaaatCAGACAAAAACAACATGCTATGCTCAAACAagtcaaataaaaaaaattagaaaaaagatGGTGGATATTATGAATGCTGAAGCTAGTAAggttttattaaaagatttagtaaaaaaattcataccAGAATCTATAGGaaaagaaattgaaaaacaatgtaagaaaatatttccattacaaaatgttttaattagaaaagttaaaattttaaaaagacCCAAATTAGATATTTCTAAATTGATGGAATTGCACACAGAACCAAAAGAAGATTCAGGAAAAACTGTCAAAGCTTTACCTGAATCAAAAGAAGCAACTAACATTTTAACAGCTGAACTTAAGCATTAA
- the IscA2 gene encoding iron-sulfur assembly protein, putative yields the protein MYKNLSKSLKCNLNVKSFMFNNLNSYSFHWYKLKRFLHKSIKTRKSLILNINNKYEFFQKLEKTNYKTKENKKEISVTNIKNVKSKEYILNDLNEFVFNNDNNKEKEEEKKNKNENESKNNDLILSDDEIKLEKLLKKRNIKKSIITITEKAEKEIKKIIENNNKQNKNNNHVLKLYFITKGCNGLTHSFSFVDKDAISKKDEIIYDDQKTILLVIDNKCVLYVINTVLDYYKDDLTEKFIFKNPNITSICPCGTSFHFSKK from the coding sequence ATGTATAAAAATCTTTCAAAATCATTAAAATGTAATTTAAATGTTAAATCATTTATGttcaataatttaaatagttATTCTTTTCATTGGTATAAATTAAAGAGATTTCTTcataaaagtataaaaacaAGAAAATCTCTTATATTaaacataaataataaatatgaattttttcaaaaattagagaaaacaaattataaaacaaaagaaaataaaaaggaaatttctgtaacaaatataaaaaatgtgaaAAGTAaggaatatattttaaatgatttaaatgaatttgtttttaataatgataataataaagaaaaagaggaagaaaaaaaaaataaaaatgaaaatgaatcaAAGAATAATGACCTCATTTTAAGTGAcgatgaaataaaattagaaaaattattaaaaaaaagaaatattaaaaaaagcatAATAACAATAACGGAAAAAGCTGAAaaagagataaaaaaaataattgaaaataataataagcaaaataaaaataataatcatgttttaaaattatattttattaccaAGGGATGTAATGGGTTAACACATTCTTTCAGTTTTGTTGATAAAGATGCTATTAgtaaaaaagatgaaattaTATATGATGATCAAAAAACTATACTTCTAGTAATTGATAACAAATGTGTATTATATGTTATTAACACAGTACTTGACTATTATAAAGATGATTTAacagaaaaatttattttcaaaaatccGAATATAACATCTATTTGCCCATGTGGTACTAGTTTccatttttcaaaaaaataa
- a CDS encoding regulator of initiation factor 2, putative, which translates to MDSYKSYDFSNSENDKEYLENLTYLFDKDVILLNTFIYTYLINYFQKIEIFLNSDKVKDPFINDLQYKIGKLYENFKNKNNNEYSKNYLKTDVENQINTIKNNSIEKDTNITYINKNDINNRHSKSFIKNDEINMIFENVDNILFHTLLLVSTNDENMEYSHNLVKLKIEICFKNLVVNIYSFECILINKKWNYDLDTVITNEKYDKITDINKLEINFKKNSSDEKKNTILNHLVNNINLHSLNKEKAFENGLQYIYNELFHLKILTYYDNIYDIINGINDFFYFLYEPDFYNFSIQKVNKICYKKLYDQYNNIMIKSKTIKLNKEMIAYLLSDYIFLPNYVKRNKIKNIDEYLYSSFSSYSNSSSSIKSHKNKNIPSKKKNAINKNEVDNKKDEAYIIDTKNEEERNMNEINKELKKNEDEITSSCKEISYDESSENSNLSNKKEKKEKEKGKKNMNDLFYNKNFRNILEKIKKKIEELNNNVFLRVNHKNLRSGSFVNNNSLEIKTLYDALLVLKSSTSIYKILKENKNKDNYLILSKYVNINICFLFEVYVFNKEIIAVSQKYLNYYFDFLKEADSIIDTINLIKVFYEKNLKNSFPSNDYIFQLYIHTFKKTQKKKILLINAKNWLYKNKHPIFTNTFLKSYIYTGNKGVEIKDENYNCKNIYKFIFNTSCLNTKETEKKEECDNKNNINVDIFDFYLYDNILYYCILKDDSIYKKNSNIYPKDLNYIKEGEIDIDNLIDTMKKENNIQ; encoded by the exons atggatTCATATAAAAGTTATGATTTTTCAAATTCtgaaaatgataaagaatatttagaaaatttaacTTATTTATTTGACAAAGatgttatattattaaatacatttatttatacatacttaataaattattttcaaaaaatagaaatttttttaaattcggATAAAGTTAAAGATCCTTTTATTAATGATTTACAATATAAAATTGGAAAATtgtatgaaaattttaaaaataaaaataataatgaatattctaaaaattatttaaaaacagATGTAGAAAATCAAAttaatacaataaaaaataatagcatAGAAAAGGATACTAATATTacttatattaataaaaatgatataaataatagacATAGTAaaagttttataaaaaatgatgaaataaatatgatttttgaaaatgttgataatatactttttcataCATTACTACTTGTAAGCacaaatgatgaaaatatgGAATATTCCCATAAtttagtaaaattaaaaatagaaatttgttttaaaaatctcgttgttaatatatattcCTTTGAAtgcattttaattaataaaaaatggaatTATGATCTAGATACAGTTATTACTAATGAAAAGTATGATAAAATAactgatataaataaattagaaattaattttaaaaaaaatagttcagatgaaaaaaaaaatacaatattaaatcatttagttaacaatataaatttgcattcattaaataaagaaaaagctTTTGAAAATGGGCtacaatatatttataatgaattatttcatttaaaaatattaacataTTATGACAACATTTATGATATAATTAATGGaataaatgattttttttactttttatatgaacctgatttttataacttttcTATTCAAAAAGTAAACAAAATATGCTACAAAAAGTTATATGatcaatataataatattatgatAAAATCTAAGactattaaattaaataaggaAATGATTGCTTATTTATTAAGtgattatatatttctaccaaattatgtaaaaagaaataaaattaaaaacattgatgaatatttatattcttctttttcttcttattCCAACAGTTCATCATCAATTAAAAGtcacaaaaacaaaaatattccatcgaaaaaaaaaaatgcaataaacaaaaatgaagtagataataaaaaagatgaagCTTATATTATTGATACGAAGAATGAAGAAGAACGAAATATGAACGAAATAAATAAggagttaaaaaaaaatgaagatgaaaTAACTTCATCTTGTAAAGAAATATCATATGATGAATCTAGTGAGAATTCTAATTTAAgcaacaaaaaagaaaaaaaagaaaaagaaaaaggaaaaaaaaatatgaacgatttattttataataaaaattttcgcAATATactagaaaaaattaaaaaaaaaatagaagaattaaataataacgTTTTTTTAAGGGTAAATCATAAAAATCTAAGATCAGGTTCTTTTGTAAATAATAACAGTTTGgaaataaaaacattatatGATGCATTATTAGTATTAAAAAGTTCTACTagcatttataaaatattaaaagaaaataaaaataaagataattacttaattttatccaaatatgtaaatattaatatttgttttttatttgaagtatatgtttttaataaagaaataatagcTGTATcacaaaaatatttgaattattattttgattttcTTAAAGAAGCAGATAGTATAATTGATACAATAAATCttataaaagttttttatgaaaaaaatttaaaaaattcattccCATCTAAtgattatatatttcaattatatatacatacttttaaaaaaacacaaaaaaaaaaaattcttttaataaatgcaaaaaattggttatataaaaataaacatcctatatttacaaatacttttttaaagAGTTATATTTACACTGGAAATAAAGGAGTAGaaataaaagatgaaaattataactgtaaaaatatatataaatttatttttaacacTTCGTGTTTAAATACAAAAGAAACAGAAAAAAAGGAGGAATgtgataataaaaacaatataaatGTAGATATTTTTgacttttatttatatgataatatattatattactgtattttaaaagatgattctatttataaaaaaaattctaatatCTATCCAAAG gatttaaattatatcaaAGAAGGAGAAATTGATATAGATAATTTGATTGATACtatgaaaaaggaaaataacaTTCAATAA
- the DGAT gene encoding diacylglycerol O-acyltransferase, putative yields MNDENEALEKFKGRPLFENLHKINQTSLLSHKSLEIDMKGFFNLLVILIFTTNFRLVLENFKKYGLIIKIPKNCDLIKNLPLLLCFICLNISIFFSWFIERYVTSWLYCCVNNKSNTTFSDKINLNDNSEIDDYEFLNKIYDTNADNNKTSKEICKIENENMKEENKNEKCELKKRGFLKKKKNTLKKKKVKKKIHGWKGFHLSIFLLRCINSIFILLFPFLTISHYDTEPILSTILLCISIVWFFKFYSFHQVCYDTRQLYIENVNLDTIENENYELKFVKNYPYCLKLKNYYTYILMPTMCFQFSYPRTKKIRWLHVFKHIIEVLLLIVMIKIISDQYMFITVKNTFTMKEFNSAQFSVKITHIIERMLKVSIPTLYIWLIGFLIVFHHWCNILAEVTRFGDRLFYKDWWNASSFAEYWRKWNLPIHYFVSRHINKPLINYGINRKYSMIVVFFISALLHEYLISIPLKLGFSGYIFLAFICQIPLIHLTNNEFFKKHKTIGNSIFWIVFCFTGQPLILFIYYYMWIDKQGILRN; encoded by the coding sequence atgaatgatgaaaatgaagcattagaaaaatttaaaggaagacctttatttgaaaatttacataaaataaatcaaaCAAGTTTGCTGTCACATAAATCATTAGAAATAGATATGAAAGgatttttcaatttattggttatattaatttttacgaCAAATTTCAGGCTTgttttagaaaattttaaaaaatacggtcttataataaaaataccgAAAAATTGTGATCTTATTAAAAATCTTcctttattattatgttttatttgcttaaatataagtatttttttcaGCTGGTTTATAGAAAGATATGTTACCTCATGGTTATATTGCTgtgtaaataataaatcaaatacaACTTTTtctgataaaataaatctgAATGACAATAGTGAAATAGATgattatgaatttttaaataaaatttacgATACAAATGCcgataataataaaacttCTAAGGAAATTTGTAAAAtcgaaaatgaaaatatgaaagaagaaaataaaaatgaaaaatgtgaattaaaaaaaaggggatttttaaaaaaaaaaaaaaataccttaaaaaaaaaaaaagtaaaaaaaaaaatacatggTTGGAAAGGTTTTCatttatctatatttttattaagatGTATAAAtagcatttttattttattatttccgTTTTTAACAATATCTCATTATGATACTGAACCTATATTATCAACAATATTATTATGTATATCTATTGTTTGGTTTTTTAAGTTTTATTCATTTCATCAAGTATGTTATGACACTAGACAGCTTTATATTGAAAATGTAAATTTAGATACTATAGAAAATGAGAATTATGAGTTAAAATTTGTCAAAAATTATCCTTATTGTTTAAAACTGAAAAActattatacatatatattaatgcCAACTATGTGTTTTCAATTTAGCTATccaagaacaaaaaaaattagatggTTGCATGTTTTTAAGCATATTATTgaagtattattattaatagttatgataaaaataatatcagatcaatatatgtttataacagttaaaaatacatttacaATGAAAGAATTTAATTCAGCACAATTTTCAGTTAAGATTACACACATAATTGAAAGAATGCTAAAAGTTTCTATAccaactttatatatatggttAATTGgatttttaattgtttttcATCATTGGTGCAATATATTAGCTGAAGTTACGAGATTTGGAGATagattattttataaagatTGGTGGAATGCCAGTTCGTTTGCTGAGTATTGGAGAAAATGGAATTTGCCTATACATTATTTTGTAAGTAGACATATAAATAAAcctttaataaattatggAATTAATAGAAAGTATTCAATGATcgttgttttttttatatctgcTTTATTACATGAATATTTGATAAGTATACCCTTAAAACTAGGTTTCTCaggatatatatttttagctTTTATTTGTCAGATTCCCTTAATTCATTTAAcaaataatgaattttttaaaaaacataaaacaATAGGAAATTCTATCTTTTGGATAGTTTTTTGTTTTACTGGGCAACCcttgattttatttatttattattatatgtgGATAGATAAACAAGGAATTCTTAgaaactaa
- a CDS encoding RNA triphosphatase, putative: MVREAHELLDGSRPIPIDKITYELSQNIILAFDNNENINNKNKQIEIEARIGMVLDKNKNRLKLPINTDAIIESNYSDFKAGIDKEEFEYLLNYLNNMTIKKKFNLFSNNEDISNFSNAKNTFGDLIEDNNNNKEDSIYEFVALKFDKSVDKYYIINNNNTRIRVTTSLSDDENQENESMVKSLYKENINTWNIYLGNNNDYFDDDDEEENYKNDSIDYRISINIEHTKPISKLYLSKATPVYERFKERTTFLNKYLGIQLDLTKIKTKNNELYEIEIEIPSKSILKAMSNLRNKNDSNYLHFICSNLVNNVRGICSHLNYLKSKNILKYPNDTLLNSPLNYSHPPKEKKKFKKYIHDVLPIVGDYMYRVVAKNEKNIRKKMKDNSISNYEKMNIFKNLIDIRRQNKKSLKRISENYVENKWKIINRDSKIEIVLQSDEEENDENKSNIDIEDNYKNENYDNFSSEDNNFNDENNNFNIEDNYNFNNKNNNINVEDNHNFNSENNFYDVNFNENSNQDNNNNNYKEFYNDI; this comes from the coding sequence ATGGTAAGAGAAGCACACGAATTATTAGATGGTAGTAGACCTATACCTATTGATAAAATTACGTATGAATTATctcaaaatattattttagcttttgataataatgaaaatattaataataaaaataaacaaatagaAATAGAAGCAAGAATTGGAATGGTtcttgataaaaataaaaacagatTAAAGCTACCTATAAATACTGATGCAATAATTGAAAGTAATTATTCCGATTTTAAAGCAGGTATTGATAAAGAAGAATTTGAgtatcttttaaattatttaaataatatgactataaaaaaaaaatttaatttatttagtaATAATGAAGATATTAGTAATTTTTCAAATGCTAAGAATACTTTTGGTGATTTGATTGaggataataataacaataaagaGGATTCTATTTATGAGTTTGTAGCATTAAAATTTGATAAAAGTGttgataaatattatataataaacaataataatactaGAATTAGAGTAACTACCTCACTAAGTGATGACGAAAATCAGGAAAATGAAAGTATGGTAAAATCATTATACAAAGAAAACATTAATACTTGGAATATTTATTTGGGTAATAACAATGATTATTttgatgatgatgatgaagaagaaaattataagaatGATTCAATAGATTATCGTATTTCTATCAATATTGAGCATACTAAACCTATAAGCAAACTTTATTTATCTAAAGCGACACCTGTATATGAAAGATTCAAGGAAAGAAcaacttttttaaataaatatttaggCATACAATTGgatttaacaaaaattaaaacaaaaaataatgagCTATATGAAATAGAAATTGAAATACCATCAAAAAGCATTCTTAAAGCTATGTcaaatttaagaaataaaaatgattctAATTATTTGCATTTTATCTGCTCTAATTTAGTAAATAACGTTAGAGGAATATGTagtcatttaaattatttaaaaagcaAGAATATTCTAAAATATCCAAATGACACATTACTGAATTCTCCATTAAATTATTCTCATCCgccaaaagaaaaaaaaaaattcaaaaaatacaTTCACGATGTACTTCCTATTGTTGGTGACTATATGTATAGAGTTGTTgctaaaaatgaaaaaaatataagaaaaaaaatgaaagataATAGTATTTCAAATTAcgaaaaaatgaatatttttaaaaacttaattGATATTAGGAGGCAAAATAAAAAGTCATTAAAGAGAATTAGTGAAAATTATGTAGAAAATAAATGGAAAATTATAAACAGAGATTCAAAAATTGAGATAGTTTTACAAAgtgatgaagaagaaaatgatgaaaataaaagcaaCATTGATATAGaagataattataaaaatgaaaattatgataattttAGTAGTGAAGATAATAACtttaatgatgaaaataataacttTAATATTGAAGATaactataattttaataataaaaataataacattaaTGTTGAAGATAATCATAATTTTAATAGTGAAAATAACTTTTATGATGtgaattttaatgaaaactCTAAtcaagataataataataataattataaagaattctataatgatatataa
- the CYP19A gene encoding peptidyl-prolyl cis-trans isomerase → MSKRSKVFFDIAIDNRSAGRIIFELFNDITPRTSENFRALCTGEKIGSRGKHLHYKGSIFHRIIPQFMCQGGDITNGNGSGGESIYGRSFADENFQLKHDQPGLLSMANAGPNTNSSQFFITLVPCPWLDGKHVVFGKVVDGMNIIREMESEGSKGGYVKKQVVITDCGEL, encoded by the coding sequence ATGAGTAAAAGAAGCAAAGTATTTTTTGATATAGCAATTGACAATAGAAGTGCTGGAAGAATAATTTTTGAGTTGTTTAATGATATAACACCAAGAACATCAGAAAATTTCAGAGCATTATGCACTGGAGAAAAAATAGGATCTAGAGGAAAACATCTACATTATAAGGGCTCAATATTTCATAGAATTATTCCTCAATTTATGTGTCAAGGAGGAGATATAACAAATGGAAATGGTTCAGGTGGGGAATCAATATATGGTAGATCATTTGCTGATGAAAATTTTCAATTGAAACATGATCAACCAGGTTTATTATCAATGGCTAATGCTGGACCAAATACCAACTCTTCTCAATTTTTCATCACATTAGTTCCATGTCCATGGTTAGATGGAAAACATGTTGTTTTCGGAAAAGTTGTCGATggaatgaatataataagaGAAATGGAAAGTGAAGGTTCAAAAGGAGGATATGTCAAAAAACAAGTTGTTATTACTGATTGTGgagaattataa